In one Pseudomonas sp. SCA2728.1_7 genomic region, the following are encoded:
- a CDS encoding DUF6124 family protein: MPFGTDLFTDPASPYESLNSKKLHEAAERALDHYLLPAGHIMASVNEPERMYLANPKYDSESLLANASETLSSASEMLNNFAAVLDPSHRKTALGIAQVVMLGELAVNQALDNVEVKA, encoded by the coding sequence GTGCCATTCGGGACAGATTTATTTACCGATCCCGCATCCCCCTACGAATCCCTCAACTCCAAAAAGCTCCACGAAGCCGCCGAACGCGCGCTCGATCACTACCTCCTTCCCGCCGGCCACATCATGGCCAGCGTCAACGAGCCCGAGCGCATGTACCTCGCCAACCCAAAGTACGACTCGGAATCCCTGCTGGCCAATGCCAGTGAAACGCTGAGTTCCGCCTCGGAAATGCTCAACAACTTTGCCGCAGTGCTCGACCCCTCGCACCGCAAAACCGCGCTGGGCATTGCGCAGGTGGTGATGTTGGGTGAGTTGGCGGTGAATCAGGCGTTGGATAACGTTGAGGTGAAGGCGTAA
- a CDS encoding amino acid permease, with protein sequence MKSTPSGLPEQPALQRTLSNRHIQLMAMGGAIGTGLFMGSGKIIALSGTSIILIYMIIGLFVFFVMRAMGEMLLSNLNFKTFADFAGAYLGPRAAFFLGWSYWLSWSVAVIGDAVVVGGFFQYWFPDVPAWIPAVGMLATLFALNVLTVRLFGEVEFWFAIIKIIAVVTLIGVSTVLIASSFVSPSGVTASLSHLVDKQAAFPNGLFGFFAGFQMAIFSFAGTELIGTAAAETRSPEKTLPKAINSIPLRIILFYVLALTCIIAVTSWQQVSPVKSPFVELFLVAGFPAAAGIVNFVVLTSAASSANSGVFSSSRMLFGLANQDNAPGLFRRLSSNSVPLLSLAFTTLLMLVGVLVLFIVPEVMTAFTIVSTVSAILVIFTWSTILASYIAYRKKRPDLHAKSAYKMPGGVPMAWFSLAFLGFVLGLLALRPDTRIALMVMPGWFVWLGIAYQLTRLRKPKPAVESASQFG encoded by the coding sequence ATGAAATCGACCCCTTCCGGGCTGCCTGAACAGCCCGCGCTGCAGCGCACGCTCAGCAATCGTCATATCCAGTTAATGGCCATGGGCGGTGCCATCGGGACCGGACTGTTCATGGGCTCCGGGAAGATCATCGCGCTCTCCGGAACGTCGATCATCCTCATCTACATGATCATCGGCCTGTTCGTGTTTTTCGTCATGCGCGCCATGGGCGAAATGCTCCTGTCCAACCTCAACTTCAAAACCTTCGCCGACTTCGCCGGCGCCTACCTCGGCCCGCGCGCGGCGTTCTTCCTCGGCTGGTCGTACTGGCTGAGCTGGAGCGTGGCGGTGATCGGCGACGCCGTCGTGGTCGGCGGATTCTTCCAGTACTGGTTCCCCGACGTACCGGCGTGGATACCCGCCGTCGGCATGCTGGCGACCCTGTTCGCGCTAAACGTACTGACCGTCAGGCTGTTCGGTGAGGTGGAATTCTGGTTCGCGATCATCAAGATCATTGCCGTCGTAACCCTGATCGGCGTCAGCACCGTGCTGATCGCCAGCTCCTTCGTCTCGCCCAGTGGCGTCACCGCGTCCCTGAGTCACCTGGTGGACAAACAGGCGGCGTTCCCCAACGGCTTGTTCGGCTTCTTCGCCGGATTTCAAATGGCGATCTTCTCCTTCGCCGGCACCGAACTGATCGGCACCGCCGCCGCCGAAACCCGCTCGCCAGAGAAGACCCTGCCCAAAGCGATCAACTCGATTCCGCTGCGGATCATCCTGTTCTACGTCCTCGCGCTGACCTGCATTATTGCCGTGACCTCGTGGCAACAGGTTTCCCCGGTCAAAAGCCCGTTTGTCGAACTGTTCCTCGTCGCCGGATTTCCCGCAGCGGCCGGCATCGTCAACTTCGTGGTCCTGACCTCAGCCGCCTCCTCGGCCAACAGCGGCGTGTTCTCATCAAGCCGCATGCTGTTCGGACTGGCCAATCAGGACAACGCCCCCGGCCTATTCCGCCGACTGTCGAGCAACAGCGTGCCGCTGCTGAGTCTGGCGTTTACCACGCTATTGATGCTGGTCGGCGTGCTGGTGCTGTTCATCGTGCCGGAAGTCATGACCGCGTTCACCATCGTCTCTACCGTGTCGGCGATTCTGGTGATCTTCACCTGGTCGACCATCCTTGCGTCTTACATCGCCTACCGGAAAAAACGTCCGGATCTGCATGCGAAGTCGGCTTACAAGATGCCCGGCGGAGTGCCGATGGCTTGGTTCTCGTTGGCGTTTTTGGGGTTTGTGCTTGGGTTGCTGGCGTTGCGGCCTGATACGCGGATTGCGCTGATGGTCATGCCGGGGTGGTTTGTCTGGTTGGGGATTGCTTATCAGCTGACGCGGTTGAGGAAGCCGAAACCTGCGGTTGAGTCGGCGAGTCAGTTTGGCTAG
- a CDS encoding ornithine cyclodeaminase, producing MTLFIDVDDAARLFTQVGIRRAIREMAGYIEADYARWAQFDKSPRTANHSADGVIELMPTDDGQQYSFKYVNGHPNNGQQNLLTVMAFGLLADVQSGYPTLLSELTLTTAVRTAATSVLVAQSLARPGATSMALIGNGAQSEFQALAFHEMLGINEIRIFDIDRDASLKLKHNLAAFPDIDVILASSVKDAVKGADIVTTVTADKAYATILTPEMIEPGMHINAVGGDCPGKTELHADILRNARVIVEFEPQTRIEGDIQQLEGDSPVIEFFRIVQGDVAGRENDAQVTVFDSVGFALEDFSSLRYLKDLAQAQQIGQRIHLVPTPANIKNLFQLLDPQPAKASRLRTVS from the coding sequence ATGACGCTTTTTATTGATGTCGATGATGCTGCACGCCTGTTCACCCAAGTCGGTATCCGCCGCGCCATTCGCGAAATGGCCGGCTACATCGAAGCGGATTACGCACGCTGGGCGCAGTTTGATAAATCGCCGCGCACGGCCAATCACTCGGCGGACGGCGTGATCGAGTTGATGCCCACCGACGACGGCCAGCAGTACTCGTTCAAATACGTGAATGGCCACCCGAACAACGGCCAGCAGAATTTGCTCACGGTCATGGCTTTCGGTCTGCTGGCCGATGTGCAAAGTGGCTATCCGACCCTGCTCAGCGAACTGACCCTGACTACCGCCGTGCGCACCGCCGCAACCTCGGTGCTGGTCGCGCAATCGCTGGCTCGCCCCGGTGCGACCTCGATGGCCCTGATCGGTAACGGCGCGCAAAGTGAATTTCAGGCGCTGGCCTTTCATGAAATGTTGGGCATCAACGAAATCCGTATCTTCGATATCGATCGCGACGCTTCACTCAAGTTGAAGCACAACCTCGCGGCGTTCCCTGACATCGACGTGATTCTGGCCAGCTCGGTGAAGGACGCGGTCAAGGGTGCGGACATCGTCACCACGGTCACCGCCGACAAAGCTTACGCAACCATTCTGACGCCCGAAATGATCGAGCCCGGCATGCACATCAATGCGGTCGGCGGTGACTGCCCGGGTAAAACCGAACTGCACGCCGACATCCTGCGCAACGCCCGGGTCATCGTCGAGTTCGAGCCGCAAACGCGCATTGAGGGCGACATTCAGCAACTGGAAGGCGATTCCCCGGTGATCGAATTTTTCCGGATTGTGCAGGGTGACGTCGCCGGGCGCGAGAACGATGCGCAGGTGACGGTGTTCGATTCGGTGGGTTTTGCCTTGGAAGATTTTTCGTCCCTGCGCTACCTGAAAGACCTGGCGCAGGCACAGCAAATCGGCCAGCGCATCCACCTGGTGCCGACGCCGGCCAACATCAAAAACCTCTTCCAACTGCTCGATCCGCAACCGGCCAAAGCCTCGCGTCTGCGCACCGTCAGTTGA
- a CDS encoding histone deacetylase family protein, protein MFTVFSDSHRLHHGTELKDGVLKPSFEQPSRADTVHNRVKQVGLGQIVEPRAFDRSCYVNAHSERYVSFLETAWSEWCATGRTHDALPLVWPVRDLAGEEVPTFIDGKLGFYAMDAGSPITATTWQAVKTSADIALTGLALLDEGHDSAFALCRPPGHHAAREYMGGYCYLNNAAIAAQQAITQGAKRVAVLDVDFHHGNGTQNIFYQRSDVLFVSLHGEPAVSYPYFSGYSHEVGAGVGEGYNLNYPLPKNTTWESYRNALLHACKKLQQFAPEVLVISLGVDTFKDDPISHFLLESEDFIGIGELIASVGCPTLFVMEGGYMVDEIGINAVNVLHGFESKRS, encoded by the coding sequence ATGTTTACAGTTTTCAGTGATTCCCACCGTTTGCACCACGGCACCGAATTGAAAGACGGCGTGCTCAAACCATCGTTCGAACAACCGAGTCGGGCCGACACCGTGCATAACCGCGTGAAACAGGTCGGCCTCGGGCAGATCGTCGAACCGCGCGCGTTTGACCGCTCGTGCTATGTCAACGCACACAGCGAGCGCTACGTCAGTTTTCTCGAAACTGCCTGGAGCGAATGGTGCGCCACCGGTCGCACTCACGACGCCTTGCCGCTGGTGTGGCCGGTGCGCGATCTGGCCGGTGAAGAGGTGCCGACATTCATCGACGGCAAGCTCGGCTTCTATGCCATGGATGCCGGCTCACCGATTACCGCGACGACCTGGCAAGCGGTGAAAACCAGCGCCGATATTGCCCTCACTGGTCTGGCCCTGCTCGATGAAGGCCACGACAGCGCCTTCGCCCTGTGCCGCCCGCCCGGCCATCACGCCGCACGGGAATACATGGGCGGTTATTGCTACCTCAACAACGCCGCGATTGCCGCGCAACAAGCCATCACCCAAGGCGCCAAACGCGTCGCAGTGCTGGACGTCGACTTCCATCACGGCAACGGCACGCAGAACATTTTTTACCAGCGCAGCGACGTCCTATTCGTGTCGCTGCATGGTGAGCCGGCGGTGTCCTATCCGTACTTCTCGGGCTACAGCCACGAAGTCGGCGCGGGTGTCGGCGAGGGTTACAACCTCAACTATCCCCTGCCGAAAAACACCACCTGGGAGAGCTACCGTAACGCCCTGCTCCACGCCTGCAAAAAGCTCCAGCAATTCGCGCCTGAAGTGCTGGTGATTTCCCTCGGTGTCGATACGTTCAAGGACGATCCCATTAGCCATTTCCTGCTGGAAAGCGAGGACTTCATCGGCATCGGTGAACTGATCGCCAGCGTCGGCTGCCCGACCCTGTTCGTCATGGAGGGCGGCTACATGGTCGATGAGATCGGCATCAATGCCGTCAACGTGCTGCACGGTTTCGAGAGCAAACGCAGCTGA
- a CDS encoding Lrp/AsnC family transcriptional regulator — MQKKISKRISLDETDLAILELLQEDASISNAELSERLSLSLTPCWRRRKRMEEAGVIKGYQANLDRRMLGLDIMAFVHIRFSTHADHAPDAFEAVIAQLPQVVACHKITGDADYVLQVLAEDLDSYSDFIEQVLRRQVGIASIQSSLALREVKTGSRIAIPKPGKD, encoded by the coding sequence ATGCAGAAAAAAATATCCAAACGCATCAGCCTCGACGAGACCGACCTGGCGATTCTTGAGTTGTTGCAGGAAGACGCCAGCATTTCCAACGCTGAACTCAGCGAGCGGCTGTCGCTGAGCCTTACGCCATGCTGGCGGCGGCGCAAGCGCATGGAGGAGGCGGGGGTGATCAAGGGCTATCAGGCCAACCTTGATCGGCGGATGCTCGGGCTGGATATCATGGCGTTTGTGCACATTCGCTTTTCCACCCACGCCGACCACGCGCCGGACGCTTTCGAGGCGGTGATTGCGCAATTGCCGCAGGTGGTGGCCTGCCACAAGATCACCGGCGATGCTGATTATGTGTTGCAGGTATTGGCCGAGGATCTTGATAGCTACAGCGACTTCATTGAGCAGGTGCTCAGGCGTCAGGTGGGGATTGCCTCGATTCAGTCCAGCCTGGCGTTGCGCGAGGTCAAGACCGGGAGCCGGATTGCGATTCCTAAACCGGGAAAGGACTGA
- a CDS encoding transporter substrate-binding domain-containing protein produces the protein MTILKSTMTLCGALTLATAVQAQEPPSHLDSIQQQGQLRVCTTGDYKPYTFKRPDGDFEGIDIAMARSLADSLGVKVQWVQTTWKTLMPDMQAGKCDIGMGGISVTLERQKKAYFSNTLDTDGKIPLVRCADVSKYQTVEQINQPNVRLVEPAGGTNEAFVHAFLPKAQLALHDNVTIFQQLLDNKADVMITDASEALYQQKLKPGLCAVNPHQYMQYGEKAYLLPRDDISWKLYVDQWLHLSKVTGKYQQTLSEWIAVPAAQ, from the coding sequence ATGACAATTCTAAAAAGCACGATGACTCTCTGCGGTGCGCTGACATTGGCCACCGCCGTTCAGGCCCAGGAACCCCCTTCGCACCTCGACAGCATCCAGCAACAAGGCCAGTTGCGCGTCTGCACCACCGGCGACTACAAGCCCTACACTTTCAAACGCCCCGACGGCGATTTCGAAGGCATCGACATCGCCATGGCCCGCTCGCTGGCCGACAGCCTCGGGGTCAAAGTGCAATGGGTGCAAACCACCTGGAAAACCCTGATGCCGGACATGCAGGCCGGCAAGTGCGACATCGGCATGGGTGGTATCTCGGTGACCCTCGAAAGGCAGAAAAAAGCCTACTTCAGCAACACCCTCGACACCGACGGCAAGATCCCGCTGGTGCGCTGCGCCGATGTCAGCAAGTACCAGACGGTCGAGCAGATCAACCAGCCCAACGTGCGTCTGGTCGAACCTGCCGGCGGCACCAACGAAGCCTTCGTCCACGCGTTCCTGCCCAAAGCGCAACTGGCCCTGCACGACAACGTGACGATCTTCCAGCAACTGCTCGATAACAAGGCCGACGTGATGATCACCGACGCCTCGGAAGCGCTGTATCAGCAGAAACTCAAACCGGGCCTGTGCGCGGTGAATCCGCATCAGTACATGCAGTACGGCGAGAAAGCTTACTTGCTACCGCGCGATGACATCAGCTGGAAACTGTACGTCGATCAGTGGCTGCACTTAAGCAAAGTCACCGGCAAATATCAGCAAACCCTGAGCGAATGGATTGCCGTACCTGCCGCGCAGTAA
- a CDS encoding NAD(P)H-dependent oxidoreductase has translation MTTLLHIECSPRKQRSASLQVARSFIDRYLQHHPQTHVETLDLWGTPLPEFGEEAMNAKYAGLSGTPLTTAQQSAWNELKHLAAYLQRADLIVLSVPLWNFSIPYKLKHFIDLVSQKDILFSFDPQHGLQGLLKNKIAVGAYACGMDFSAQSTTPAERFDFQKPYVAAWLEFIGISDVHELRVEKTILGEDVDRESRLAASQRARDLADQLAC, from the coding sequence GTGACCACCCTTCTGCACATTGAATGCTCACCGCGCAAACAACGCTCCGCGTCACTGCAAGTGGCCCGCAGCTTTATCGATCGCTATCTGCAGCATCATCCGCAGACCCACGTCGAAACCCTCGATCTATGGGGCACGCCGCTGCCAGAGTTCGGCGAAGAGGCAATGAACGCCAAATACGCCGGCCTCAGCGGTACGCCGCTGACGACCGCCCAGCAATCGGCGTGGAATGAACTCAAGCACCTCGCCGCGTATCTGCAGCGTGCCGATCTGATTGTGCTGTCGGTGCCGCTGTGGAATTTCAGCATTCCCTACAAACTCAAGCACTTCATCGACCTGGTGTCGCAGAAAGACATCCTCTTCAGCTTCGATCCGCAGCATGGCCTGCAAGGTCTGCTGAAAAACAAAATCGCCGTGGGCGCCTATGCCTGCGGGATGGATTTCTCTGCGCAGTCGACCACACCTGCCGAGCGCTTCGATTTTCAGAAACCGTATGTGGCTGCATGGCTCGAGTTTATCGGCATCAGCGATGTGCATGAATTGCGCGTCGAGAAGACCATTCTCGGCGAAGACGTCGACCGTGAGTCGCGGCTGGCTGCCTCACAACGGGCGCGGGATCTGGCCGATCAGCTCGCCTGCTGA
- a CDS encoding LysR family transcriptional regulator — translation MFDALLLKTFVTVVDEDGFSRAAEKLHLTQSAVSGHLRRLEEQVGKPLLKRTTRSQQLTADGERLIAYARTILALNRDAWAQLTRTPFQGRMRIGVSEDFVEARLLRALQDCAAQHPGMELDVQVNIPGTLLGQMQQGDLEMVIGSLCETGESGRLLWQEPLVWAWAAQPVTQLPTPLPLALFPEPCPYREAALTRLAQAGISQRTAMLCSSTAGLRAAAQSGFAVAPMPASQLGQGLTALGAEQGLPDLPDAQFRLFVAPHAEPQMIDALTQVIVEFCSARRQ, via the coding sequence ATGTTTGACGCCCTGTTGCTCAAGACTTTTGTCACCGTTGTCGATGAGGACGGCTTCAGTCGTGCTGCGGAAAAACTGCATCTGACGCAGTCGGCGGTCAGCGGTCATCTGCGCCGACTCGAAGAGCAAGTCGGCAAGCCGCTGCTCAAGCGCACTACTCGTTCTCAGCAACTCACCGCCGACGGCGAGCGTTTGATTGCCTATGCGCGGACGATTCTGGCGTTGAACCGCGATGCCTGGGCGCAGCTCACCCGCACGCCGTTTCAGGGGCGGATGCGGATTGGCGTGTCCGAGGATTTTGTCGAGGCGCGTTTGTTGCGCGCGTTGCAGGATTGCGCGGCGCAGCATCCCGGCATGGAGCTCGATGTGCAGGTGAATATTCCGGGGACGTTGCTGGGCCAGATGCAGCAGGGCGATCTGGAGATGGTCATCGGCTCGCTGTGCGAAACCGGCGAGTCGGGGCGATTGCTCTGGCAGGAACCGCTGGTGTGGGCGTGGGCCGCGCAGCCTGTCACACAGTTGCCAACGCCATTGCCGCTGGCGCTGTTTCCAGAGCCATGTCCGTATCGTGAGGCGGCGCTGACGCGTTTGGCTCAGGCGGGCATTTCCCAGCGCACCGCGATGCTGTGTTCGAGCACTGCCGGGTTGCGCGCGGCAGCGCAGTCAGGATTTGCCGTGGCGCCGATGCCTGCGAGTCAGTTGGGGCAGGGGTTGACGGCGCTCGGCGCGGAACAGGGCTTGCCGGATTTACCGGATGCGCAGTTCCGCTTGTTTGTCGCGCCTCACGCTGAGCCGCAGATGATCGATGCGCTAACGCAGGTGATCGTCGAGTTTTGCTCGGCGCGGCGGCAGTAA